A DNA window from Maribellus comscasis contains the following coding sequences:
- a CDS encoding ABC transporter permease — translation MWNIKFVLKSLKKSFSITFINIIGFSLGLCVTFFLIQYLLNEYSYDSFQKDKDRIFRVAVKSYQKDKFEDETYVYTSEMGTALKQDFPGVEQYATISYPKSDIFYYNNSPFKIEHYRYASSGFFQLFSFNLKEGDPQKALENPYSLVVTEKLAESLFGNHDPVGKQLILNDQNYTITGVAADPPKNTDVRFNMLISFSTRYKQKNVYMGWNGGNQYIHYIKLVSGTDITTLSAKADTFMWKYINKDYEKVNIKDEIYFQPLPDIHLHHNADSGWLRTSILTFSMIALMLLVVVIINFINLFIANAGKQLKTMGLVKIHGASRSRTIKYLLTEIAVLISVSILIALALVSLFHPWFEQLAGKPIPTIAESGFAYALLIVCTILIVTLLSAFFPSLFISSVQPSKIIKNNVAVGKSGKTLKNGLVVFQFFISILLIVATLTLQKQIRFMQGFNSGYDKENVLILPLQTSELRKKADLLKQEIAKISGVKNSCAVSEVPYDGLTSNGYFPEGKATPELINVIDVDEDFLSMLNISVTKGENFSQEMGTDDNAYLVNEALVKKMGWDDPIGKTIRRGGVHPIIGVVKDFNFASLRSSILPLIITNKSWDGYFNYLLVKTSGTNISETIKEIAEKWENVVPNSLFEYSFLDQQFDQAYRIELSIQRLVQFFSVVTILIALLGLLGLSKFSIDNRVKEIGVRKVNGATISEILMLLNKNYVALIVTAFGLAVPLSWFVMNKLLENFAYKTGLSWWIFALAGILALGIALLTVSWQSWRAATRNPVEALRYE, via the coding sequence ATGTGGAACATCAAATTTGTTTTAAAAAGTTTAAAGAAATCGTTTAGCATAACCTTTATAAATATCATAGGGTTTTCACTGGGCTTGTGTGTTACTTTTTTTCTTATTCAGTATTTGCTTAATGAATATAGTTACGATTCGTTTCAGAAAGATAAGGACCGGATTTTCAGGGTAGCCGTTAAAAGTTATCAAAAGGATAAATTCGAAGATGAAACGTATGTGTATACTTCAGAAATGGGAACTGCACTAAAGCAGGATTTCCCCGGTGTAGAGCAATATGCTACCATTTCTTATCCGAAAAGCGATATTTTTTATTATAACAATTCTCCATTCAAAATTGAACACTATCGGTATGCGAGTTCCGGTTTTTTTCAACTATTCTCCTTTAACCTAAAAGAAGGCGATCCGCAAAAAGCATTGGAGAATCCGTATTCGCTAGTGGTGACTGAAAAACTGGCGGAAAGCCTGTTTGGAAACCACGACCCGGTTGGAAAACAACTGATTCTCAATGATCAGAACTATACCATTACCGGAGTCGCTGCAGATCCTCCCAAGAATACAGATGTTAGGTTTAACATGCTTATTTCGTTCAGCACAAGGTACAAACAGAAAAATGTGTATATGGGCTGGAACGGTGGCAACCAGTACATCCATTATATAAAACTGGTTTCGGGGACCGACATTACTACATTAAGTGCGAAAGCCGACACTTTCATGTGGAAATACATAAACAAGGATTATGAAAAGGTTAACATTAAAGATGAAATTTATTTTCAGCCCTTGCCTGATATTCATTTACACCATAATGCAGATTCGGGTTGGCTGAGAACAAGCATACTTACTTTTTCAATGATTGCATTAATGTTGCTTGTTGTAGTAATTATCAACTTTATTAATTTATTTATTGCCAACGCGGGGAAACAATTAAAAACAATGGGGCTGGTAAAAATACATGGCGCCAGCCGATCCCGGACAATAAAATACTTGTTAACTGAAATAGCTGTTTTAATTTCTGTTTCCATACTGATTGCACTCGCCCTTGTCAGTTTATTCCATCCCTGGTTTGAGCAACTGGCCGGGAAACCCATTCCAACTATAGCTGAATCAGGTTTTGCTTATGCCCTGCTTATTGTTTGTACTATTTTGATTGTTACGCTGTTGTCTGCATTTTTTCCTTCGCTTTTTATTTCATCAGTTCAGCCTTCAAAAATTATAAAAAACAATGTTGCGGTTGGAAAATCAGGAAAAACGTTAAAAAACGGGTTGGTGGTTTTCCAGTTTTTTATCTCCATCCTGCTTATTGTTGCCACGCTTACCCTGCAAAAGCAAATCCGTTTTATGCAAGGGTTTAATTCAGGATACGATAAAGAAAATGTATTGATACTTCCTTTACAAACATCAGAGCTCCGTAAAAAGGCTGATCTACTAAAACAGGAGATAGCAAAAATCAGTGGAGTTAAAAACAGCTGTGCCGTTTCGGAAGTTCCATACGATGGACTAACGAGTAACGGGTATTTCCCTGAAGGAAAAGCAACTCCGGAACTGATAAACGTAATTGATGTAGATGAAGATTTTTTGTCCATGTTAAATATTTCCGTAACAAAAGGGGAGAATTTTTCACAGGAAATGGGAACCGATGATAATGCCTATCTGGTAAACGAAGCCCTGGTAAAAAAGATGGGATGGGATGATCCGATTGGTAAAACCATACGCCGGGGCGGCGTTCACCCAATTATTGGTGTCGTGAAAGATTTTAACTTTGCCTCACTGCGGAGTTCCATACTACCGTTGATAATAACCAACAAATCGTGGGACGGGTATTTTAACTACCTGCTTGTAAAAACCAGCGGCACTAACATTTCAGAAACAATCAAAGAAATAGCCGAAAAATGGGAGAATGTTGTTCCCAATTCCCTTTTTGAATATTCGTTTCTCGACCAGCAGTTTGATCAGGCTTACCGTATTGAATTAAGCATTCAGAGATTAGTTCAGTTTTTTTCTGTAGTAACCATTCTTATTGCTTTACTCGGATTACTTGGGCTTAGTAAGTTCTCCATTGATAACCGGGTAAAAGAAATTGGTGTGAGAAAAGTAAACGGTGCAACTATTAGCGAAATATTAATGTTGTTAAACAAAAATTACGTTGCACTTATTGTTACTGCCTTTGGACTGGCTGTGCCTCTAAGCTGGTTTGTAATGAATAAGTTACTCGAAAATTTTGCATACAAAACCGGCTTAAGCTGGTGGATTTTTGCTTTAGCCGGCATATTGGCTTTGGGAATTGCGTTGCTAACTGTTAGCTGGCAAAGCTGGCGGGCTGCAACCAGAAACCCTGTAGAAGCACTCAGGTATGAATAA
- a CDS encoding ABC transporter permease, with the protein MIKYDFLFALRNFRKQRLFSLVNLFGLSLAIVAVCLILVYVQNELNFDRYNKNADRVYRVYNTFVREGKSQDWVKTPTPLGAFLKDKFPEIENTVRIARVAKGLVSYGKNSFFEENIVLADASIFDVYTFPLLIGDPQTVLETPNSVVLSKSIAEKYFGNENPMGKTISYNREADLTVSGIINDVPGNSHLPCEMIVSMPTSRAFFGDDFLTNQMNTSVFTYLLAYSGIDRDRFENAISKIATDYYGGADFGVSFHVQSLTSIHLYSNKGGEYQPNGDIRTVFIFGAIAILILIIACINYINLSFSLNKKRSTELGVRKVMGAGPTQLIRLFLSNAFVLTMFSVLISSVVVWLSLPRFTHLVGAELNLGNLDFRFYLKLTLIFLFIVLTTGLSSGWLAARLKPVASLKKNGIKNERNIGMHGVMVFAQFTVSIILITATFFVTRQMNLLKNKNLGFSKEQLLTIPINDQDLRTRIQPFKQDLLTNPNILSASITSDLPGKLLWVTSIDYEGKTEQSSETMTYLEIDKDFIKTYGVQMKAGYLPGDDACPYNGTQYLLNEAAVKKLGWEQPIGKIFACRNGKEGHITGIVHNFNFKSLHENVEPLFLYINEEGSNYLTLKLDTRSVTKTVSFVGEQWNNFVPGSPFEYFFYDDFYNQLYQKESRFSRIIFIFSCIAILIACMGIFGLAVFLSETRIKEIGIRKVNGAKISEILAMLNRDFVKWVAIAFVVACPIAWYAMNKWLENFAYKTTLSWWIFALAGLLTLGIALLTVSWQSWKAATRNPVQALRYE; encoded by the coding sequence ATGATAAAATATGATTTTCTTTTTGCATTACGTAATTTCCGGAAACAAAGATTGTTTTCGCTGGTCAATCTGTTTGGGCTAAGCCTGGCCATTGTAGCTGTATGCCTCATTCTTGTTTATGTACAAAACGAGCTAAATTTTGACCGGTACAATAAAAATGCTGACAGAGTTTACCGTGTATACAATACGTTTGTCCGGGAAGGAAAATCACAAGACTGGGTTAAGACACCAACACCTTTGGGGGCTTTTCTCAAGGATAAATTTCCGGAGATAGAAAATACGGTCAGAATTGCCAGAGTGGCGAAAGGGTTAGTGAGCTATGGCAAAAATAGTTTTTTTGAAGAAAATATTGTTTTAGCGGATGCATCAATATTTGATGTATATACTTTTCCTCTTCTCATAGGAGATCCTCAAACTGTTCTGGAAACCCCTAATTCGGTTGTACTCTCAAAATCCATTGCTGAAAAATATTTTGGAAATGAGAATCCAATGGGGAAAACCATCAGTTATAACCGGGAAGCAGATTTAACAGTGAGCGGTATTATTAATGACGTTCCTGGAAACTCACATCTTCCGTGTGAAATGATTGTTTCCATGCCCACTTCCAGAGCCTTTTTCGGAGACGATTTCCTGACCAATCAAATGAACACTTCTGTTTTTACATACCTGCTTGCTTATTCAGGGATAGACAGAGATCGATTTGAAAATGCTATTAGTAAAATAGCGACTGATTATTACGGAGGAGCAGATTTTGGGGTATCATTTCATGTTCAATCGCTTACATCAATCCACCTTTATTCAAACAAAGGAGGAGAGTATCAGCCTAATGGTGACATCCGCACTGTATTTATTTTTGGCGCTATTGCTATACTTATTCTTATTATTGCTTGTATCAATTATATCAATCTTTCATTTTCGTTAAATAAAAAACGTTCAACAGAACTAGGGGTTCGAAAAGTAATGGGAGCAGGGCCCACACAGCTAATCCGCCTGTTTTTGTCAAATGCATTTGTTCTTACGATGTTCTCAGTTTTGATTTCTTCCGTTGTTGTCTGGCTATCGCTCCCCAGGTTTACACATTTGGTTGGTGCTGAACTTAATTTGGGTAACCTGGACTTTCGTTTTTATCTGAAATTAACCCTGATTTTTTTATTTATTGTATTAACAACAGGCCTTTCTTCAGGATGGCTCGCGGCACGTTTAAAACCGGTGGCCTCACTGAAAAAAAACGGAATAAAAAATGAAAGAAATATTGGGATGCACGGGGTAATGGTATTCGCCCAGTTTACCGTTTCTATAATCCTCATTACAGCAACATTTTTTGTAACTCGCCAAATGAACTTGCTTAAAAACAAAAATTTGGGATTTTCAAAAGAACAGTTGCTGACTATTCCGATCAATGACCAGGATCTTCGCACAAGAATACAACCGTTTAAACAGGATCTGCTTACCAATCCAAATATTTTATCTGCCAGCATAACTTCCGATCTTCCCGGAAAACTTCTTTGGGTCACTTCAATCGATTATGAAGGAAAAACCGAACAAAGTTCTGAAACCATGACTTATTTGGAAATCGATAAAGACTTTATTAAAACTTACGGAGTACAAATGAAGGCTGGTTATCTGCCAGGCGACGATGCGTGCCCCTATAACGGAACACAATATCTGCTGAACGAGGCTGCAGTAAAAAAATTAGGTTGGGAACAACCCATTGGAAAAATTTTTGCCTGCCGAAACGGGAAAGAGGGACACATCACCGGTATTGTACACAATTTCAATTTCAAATCGTTGCATGAAAATGTAGAACCATTATTTTTATACATAAACGAAGAAGGTAGCAATTATCTTACTTTAAAACTGGACACGCGTAGTGTAACAAAAACCGTTTCATTTGTCGGGGAACAATGGAATAATTTTGTTCCGGGCAGCCCGTTTGAATATTTTTTCTACGACGATTTTTATAACCAATTATACCAGAAGGAATCCAGATTTAGTCGAATCATATTTATTTTCTCATGTATTGCCATTTTAATTGCTTGTATGGGAATTTTTGGTTTGGCCGTTTTCCTTTCTGAAACAAGAATAAAAGAAATTGGCATCAGAAAAGTAAACGGCGCAAAAATCTCAGAAATACTTGCTATGCTAAACCGTGACTTTGTAAAATGGGTAGCCATTGCTTTTGTAGTTGCCTGCCCCATTGCCTGGTATGCCATGAATAAATGGCTCGAAAATTTTGCCTACAAAACCACTTTAAGCTGGTGGATTTTTGCATTGGCCGGTTTGTTGACATTGGGAATCGCATTACTAACAGTAAGCTGGCAAAGCTGGAAAGCAGCTACAAGAAACCCAGTTCAAGCGTTGCGTTACGAGTAA
- a CDS encoding ABC transporter permease — MMNIFKHLKHSFKKEGGYGLLNIAGLSIGMAMSLLIILYLQYHLSFDNHIPEKEKIYRVVEKDRNNGSLSFGTPLPLAQAIRDDYPGVGEIAALSSYSYPVTSGETKFSIRAAVADANIFDVLGTKFLVGSETVLSEPGSSVLTRACAQKLFGQENPMGKMFTVENYGGEKIFTVEGIIQNPAVNSDFDFEMYLPWESMNQANWQELWWWGGYHILAKMKNTGQEEDMEQKINTILERHKAPYIDGRYDFQLIPLKGSHFRTDIENPISTPVSFVLIWVLGVIAGFIIVIACINFVNLSISQTEKNVKETGIYKVLGASHRSLATEFLIVTFFKTVVAMGIALLLTRLLIPPFQKLALMKGYDLFSNPSVWFILLGIILISGLLSGLYPAMVISRPRPVELLSGKKGYNPSGNVFRKSLVVAQLSIATMLIIASLFVFKQISFMKNHDLGFNKNGLIAVNISQLNGETNNIKEKAPILEQEIQKRGIQNGIKGIAATEAIPGTVYKNGFTVFNPENFNSYTTISVGIDENYAGVMEQPVVEGRNFSKELASDAEGILINETLKKKLGWKSIENKQMAIFSKDYKVPVIGVLKDVNINSLAQAIPPMIYRYKKNAYPEYMVFRVKPGYEAKALPIIKSEWGEISGGKPFELFTVADKFDAMYGGEERLSKIIAAFCLVAVLLSCFGLFSHIAFSVQRRTKEVGIRKVNGASISEVLALLNIDFVKWLIIAFIIATPIAYYAMNKWLENFAFKTSLSWWIFALAGLLALGIALLTVSWQSWRAATRNPVEALRYE; from the coding sequence ATGATGAATATTTTTAAGCATTTAAAACATTCTTTCAAAAAAGAAGGAGGATATGGCTTGCTAAATATTGCCGGCTTATCTATTGGTATGGCAATGAGTTTGTTGATAATTTTGTATCTGCAATATCATCTTTCCTTTGACAATCACATTCCTGAAAAAGAAAAAATTTACCGTGTTGTTGAAAAGGACAGGAACAACGGAAGTTTGTCGTTTGGCACTCCTTTGCCTTTGGCACAGGCAATCCGTGATGATTATCCCGGGGTTGGCGAGATTGCCGCGCTATCATCTTATTCCTATCCGGTTACCAGTGGCGAGACCAAGTTTAGTATCAGGGCTGCTGTTGCCGATGCTAATATTTTTGATGTGTTAGGGACAAAATTTTTGGTTGGTTCAGAAACAGTTTTGTCTGAACCAGGAAGTTCGGTACTTACCCGGGCGTGTGCGCAAAAATTGTTTGGGCAGGAAAATCCAATGGGCAAAATGTTTACAGTTGAAAATTATGGAGGAGAGAAGATTTTTACAGTTGAGGGGATAATTCAAAATCCTGCGGTAAACAGCGATTTTGATTTCGAAATGTATCTTCCCTGGGAATCGATGAATCAAGCCAACTGGCAAGAATTATGGTGGTGGGGAGGCTATCACATTCTTGCCAAAATGAAAAACACGGGACAAGAAGAAGATATGGAACAAAAAATAAATACCATTCTTGAAAGACATAAAGCACCATATATTGACGGGCGTTATGATTTTCAACTTATTCCCTTAAAAGGCTCTCATTTTCGTACAGATATTGAAAATCCGATATCGACTCCGGTTTCATTTGTTCTGATTTGGGTATTGGGTGTTATAGCTGGATTTATAATTGTTATTGCCTGTATCAATTTTGTCAATCTGTCTATTAGTCAAACAGAGAAGAATGTAAAAGAAACCGGAATATACAAGGTGTTGGGAGCATCGCATCGGAGTCTGGCAACAGAATTTCTTATCGTAACTTTTTTTAAAACGGTTGTTGCAATGGGAATAGCATTATTATTAACCAGGCTTCTCATTCCCCCCTTTCAAAAGCTGGCATTAATGAAAGGTTACGATTTATTTTCCAATCCATCGGTCTGGTTTATTCTGTTGGGAATCATACTCATTTCAGGGTTATTGTCCGGTTTGTATCCGGCTATGGTAATTTCCCGTCCAAGACCTGTAGAATTACTGTCAGGAAAAAAGGGATACAATCCATCAGGAAACGTATTTCGTAAATCATTGGTTGTAGCGCAGCTTTCAATTGCTACAATGCTTATTATAGCCTCGCTGTTTGTTTTTAAGCAAATTTCGTTTATGAAAAACCATGATTTGGGGTTCAATAAAAATGGACTGATTGCAGTTAATATAAGTCAGCTAAACGGGGAAACTAATAATATTAAAGAGAAAGCACCGATACTGGAGCAGGAAATACAAAAGCGGGGAATTCAAAATGGCATTAAAGGTATTGCAGCTACAGAAGCCATTCCCGGAACAGTTTACAAAAACGGGTTCACTGTATTTAACCCTGAAAATTTTAACTCTTATACGACCATATCTGTTGGGATAGATGAGAACTATGCAGGTGTGATGGAACAACCAGTGGTAGAAGGACGCAATTTTTCTAAAGAACTGGCCTCAGACGCAGAGGGCATTTTAATTAATGAAACTTTAAAAAAGAAACTGGGATGGAAGTCGATAGAAAACAAACAAATGGCCATTTTTTCAAAGGATTATAAAGTGCCGGTTATTGGTGTTTTGAAAGATGTAAATATAAATTCACTGGCACAGGCAATTCCACCAATGATTTACAGGTATAAGAAAAATGCTTATCCTGAATACATGGTCTTTCGCGTGAAGCCGGGATACGAGGCAAAAGCGTTACCGATTATCAAAAGTGAATGGGGGGAAATATCAGGAGGAAAACCCTTTGAGTTGTTTACCGTTGCCGATAAATTTGATGCCATGTACGGGGGAGAAGAACGCCTTTCAAAAATTATCGCTGCCTTTTGTCTTGTTGCAGTTTTGCTTTCATGCTTCGGGTTGTTTTCTCATATTGCATTTTCAGTACAACGCCGCACCAAAGAGGTAGGTATCCGTAAAGTAAACGGCGCCAGCATTTCAGAGGTATTGGCTTTGCTCAATATAGATTTTGTAAAGTGGCTAATAATTGCATTTATTATTGCTACGCCAATTGCATATTACGCCATGAATAAGTGGCTCGAAAACTTTGCCTTCAAGACGAGTTTGAGTTGGTGGATATTTGCACTTGCCGGTTTGCTGGCGTTGGGAATTGCTTTGTTAACTGTGAGCTGGCAAAGCTGGCGGGCTGCCACGAGAAACCCGGTTGAAGCCTTACGCTATGAGTAA
- a CDS encoding HU family DNA-binding protein, protein MNKVFYLYCPIQMPLPWVIDKKIKYRIMTKADIINKIASETDINKLQISKTIEAFMDITKDSLGKGENIYLRGFGTFEIKKRAEKKARNISKNITMVIPAHNIPFFKPSRHFIEKSKKQ, encoded by the coding sequence TTGAACAAAGTTTTTTATCTTTACTGCCCTATACAAATGCCCCTACCTTGGGTTATTGACAAAAAAATTAAGTACAGAATTATGACTAAAGCTGACATTATAAATAAGATAGCCTCCGAAACTGATATTAATAAATTACAGATAAGTAAAACCATTGAGGCGTTTATGGATATCACAAAAGATTCTCTGGGTAAAGGTGAAAATATCTATTTGAGAGGATTTGGGACGTTTGAAATTAAGAAGCGTGCAGAAAAGAAAGCAAGGAACATTTCAAAAAATATTACGATGGTAATTCCGGCCCACAATATTCCTTTCTTTAAACCCAGTAGGCATTTCATTGAAAAAAGTAAAAAACAGTAA
- a CDS encoding ABC transporter permease: MNTFINNILRVVRKNKLDFFLNLVGLSVAMIIFIFVSLYVENEVTYDNYHPDANRIFRLTTSLTSPSGQTTDMALANPPFAQILKNSCPEIEDFTCVETEGGATLKFGENEYKNINVRAATPSIFKLFAYPALMGNPSEFLKSPNTIVLTEKLAKNILGDLSPLGQKVTIDKKDYQITGVIKDLPTNTDLRFSALIPSDFDGIGELVDWGEYFVYFKMTSANVTGLKRKIEKLTDEKYADLLKEIGGFKLVHHLQPLQSIHFDNSLLADSPKGNKTTVYAFSVVALLILIIAGINYNNLTLAQLEKREHEFNIRKTIGCGKRWIYYHIISESVLNVFFAAVISIGLASLLFPMFNQLFEKNFDLSSVIRIAIPIVGFFVAFGVMVGLYPAFKTTKVSSVKKQGFGLFGKTLVTFQNAVAIVMIAGLFMIWSQIRFMKNAELGFNKEQLMAVSIPPEPEKFPGKEVIRQEFSALPEVKSMAFGGGGTNLGSTSNWMKAIMAVKDDNGDDVQFVLNQPQIDENYIDLFGIEMVEGRNFSRTNSNDKDKSVIINQAYVKAMGWSNPVGKILDETPPQKIIGVVKDFHFDALNNPIEPLKFELLEGQPSYVFLRAELKNVKVIQKKWENLFPDEPFDFRFMDQHMAGLYRQNEKDMTVFSWLTLVAILISCLGLYGLASHFIINRTKEIGIRKVNGAKVSEVISLLNKGFIRWVLIAFVVATPVAWGIMQKWLENFAYKTTLSWWIFALAGLLALGIALLAVSWQSWRAATRNPVEALRYE, encoded by the coding sequence ATGAATACATTCATAAATAATATTTTACGTGTTGTCAGGAAAAATAAACTTGATTTTTTCCTGAACTTGGTTGGCCTGTCGGTAGCTATGATAATCTTTATTTTTGTTTCACTTTATGTTGAAAATGAAGTTACGTATGACAATTATCATCCTGATGCCAACCGGATTTTCCGGCTTACAACTTCGTTAACTTCACCCTCCGGACAAACCACTGACATGGCATTGGCAAATCCTCCTTTTGCCCAAATACTAAAAAACAGTTGCCCGGAAATTGAAGATTTTACCTGCGTTGAGACGGAAGGAGGTGCCACGCTTAAGTTTGGAGAAAATGAATATAAAAATATTAATGTAAGAGCTGCTACGCCTTCCATTTTTAAGCTATTTGCCTATCCTGCATTAATGGGAAATCCGTCTGAATTTTTAAAATCACCCAATACAATTGTTTTAACAGAAAAACTTGCCAAAAATATTTTGGGTGATTTATCTCCATTGGGGCAGAAAGTTACCATCGACAAAAAAGACTACCAGATTACCGGTGTAATAAAAGATTTACCCACGAATACCGACCTGCGGTTTTCTGCTCTTATCCCTTCGGATTTTGACGGTATCGGCGAACTTGTTGACTGGGGCGAGTACTTTGTCTACTTTAAAATGACAAGTGCTAATGTTACCGGGCTAAAACGTAAAATTGAAAAATTAACAGATGAAAAATATGCTGATCTGTTAAAAGAAATTGGTGGTTTTAAATTGGTTCATCATCTGCAGCCGCTGCAAAGTATTCATTTTGATAATTCTTTACTTGCTGATTCGCCTAAAGGAAACAAAACAACCGTTTACGCCTTTTCTGTGGTTGCTTTATTAATACTCATTATTGCCGGAATCAATTACAATAATTTGACGTTGGCACAACTGGAAAAGAGGGAACATGAATTTAACATTCGTAAAACCATCGGATGTGGAAAAAGATGGATTTATTATCATATCATCAGCGAATCGGTTCTGAACGTTTTTTTTGCGGCTGTTATTTCAATCGGACTGGCTTCTTTGCTTTTCCCGATGTTTAATCAATTGTTTGAGAAAAATTTCGATCTGTCTTCTGTTATTAGGATAGCTATTCCAATCGTTGGTTTTTTTGTTGCTTTTGGTGTAATGGTAGGTTTGTATCCTGCATTTAAAACCACCAAAGTCTCCTCCGTTAAAAAACAAGGATTTGGTTTATTCGGTAAAACACTGGTTACTTTTCAAAATGCGGTTGCCATTGTTATGATTGCCGGATTATTTATGATATGGAGCCAGATTCGGTTTATGAAGAATGCAGAGCTTGGGTTTAACAAAGAGCAGCTTATGGCCGTTTCAATTCCTCCTGAACCTGAAAAATTTCCGGGGAAGGAAGTTATACGACAGGAGTTTTCGGCATTGCCTGAGGTGAAATCGATGGCATTTGGAGGAGGTGGAACCAATCTTGGATCAACTTCCAACTGGATGAAAGCAATTATGGCGGTTAAAGACGACAATGGTGATGATGTACAGTTTGTATTGAATCAACCACAAATTGATGAGAATTATATTGATTTGTTTGGCATTGAAATGGTTGAAGGCCGTAATTTTTCACGAACTAATTCCAATGATAAGGATAAATCTGTTATTATCAACCAGGCATATGTAAAAGCTATGGGGTGGAGTAATCCGGTTGGGAAAATATTGGATGAAACTCCTCCACAAAAGATAATTGGAGTAGTTAAGGATTTTCATTTTGATGCACTAAATAACCCCATTGAACCTTTAAAATTTGAGCTACTTGAAGGGCAACCTTCCTATGTTTTTTTAAGAGCGGAACTCAAGAACGTCAAGGTAATTCAGAAAAAATGGGAGAATCTATTTCCTGATGAACCCTTTGATTTCCGGTTTATGGATCAGCATATGGCCGGATTGTACCGGCAAAATGAAAAAGATATGACCGTATTTTCCTGGCTAACCCTTGTGGCAATTTTGATCTCTTGTCTGGGGCTTTATGGCCTGGCATCACATTTTATTATTAACCGGACCAAGGAAATTGGAATCAGAAAAGTAAATGGAGCAAAAGTAAGCGAAGTGATATCATTGCTAAACAAAGGATTTATTCGTTGGGTACTTATTGCATTTGTTGTCGCTACTCCGGTTGCCTGGGGTATAATGCAAAAATGGCTTGAAAATTTTGCTTACAAAACCACTTTAAGCTGGTGGATTTTTGCGCTGGCCGGTTTGCTGGCTTTGGGAATTGCGTTGCTAGCCGTAAGCTGGCAAAGTTGGAGGGCGGCTACGCGGAATCCTGTTGAGGCTCTCCGATATGAATAG
- a CDS encoding relaxase/mobilization nuclease domain-containing protein codes for MIGKAKSISHISNAVNYAKNKKGALEINRHNVAGETGTEIAQEFRVFQNLNARCERNSFSIVLSPAIPDGQKLTNGDFVQLANDFLLKMNLKENQHITFLHSDKNHKHLHIFVNRIDFNGKAYKDNYISKKAQRIAESIAKDWKFTTAKEVQQQKEDLLSRQVIDAHEKALQQKPRNIFEYAELMKPYGINTQLKQASDGKVVGIKFLINENSIKASSVHRSFSAANLQKLILQSLQAYNTHKRNQQYNSNKKQRFRL; via the coding sequence ATGATTGGAAAAGCCAAAAGCATATCACACATTTCTAATGCCGTAAACTATGCAAAAAACAAGAAAGGGGCATTGGAAATCAACCGGCACAATGTTGCGGGCGAAACAGGAACAGAAATCGCACAGGAATTTCGGGTATTTCAAAACCTGAATGCCCGATGTGAAAGAAATTCGTTTTCCATCGTGCTTAGCCCTGCTATCCCGGATGGACAGAAACTTACAAACGGGGATTTTGTTCAGCTTGCCAATGATTTTTTGTTAAAGATGAACCTGAAAGAAAATCAACATATTACATTCCTGCATTCTGACAAAAACCACAAGCACCTGCACATTTTTGTTAACCGGATTGATTTTAACGGGAAAGCATATAAGGACAACTACATCAGCAAAAAAGCCCAACGAATTGCAGAAAGCATTGCCAAAGACTGGAAATTTACCACAGCAAAAGAAGTTCAGCAACAAAAAGAAGACCTGTTATCCCGTCAGGTTATAGACGCACACGAAAAAGCTTTGCAACAAAAACCACGGAACATTTTTGAATATGCAGAACTGATGAAACCGTATGGTATAAACACACAATTAAAGCAGGCTTCCGACGGGAAAGTTGTTGGCATAAAATTCCTGATTAATGAAAATTCAATTAAAGCCAGTTCAGTACATCGTTCGTTCAGTGCAGCAAACCTACAGAAATTAATACTGCAAAGCTTACAAGCATACAATACCCATAAAAGAAATCAACAATACAATTCGAATAAAAAACAAAGGTTTAGGTTATGA